The Spirosoma sp. SC4-14 DNA window TTTCGTGAAGTATGTACAGGCTAACCACATTCCCAATCTGTTTAATCAGGCAAGTTTTGGTTTCGTTAATGACCACGGGAGCGTATTGGTACAAGCCGCCGATTTTATCGCTGGAACCCTGGCGCGTTGTTATGACGAAACAGTTATATCGGATCAGCGACAAAGTTTCATTGAATTACTACGCCCCAAACTGCTGACCTTAAAGTTCTGGCCTGATGTTTTTGCACCCTCGCTGGTGAAAGCTACGCTCAATCAGACTCAGTACAATCCTGTGCTGGCCGATTTAAGTGTGAATCTGGCGCAAGATTTTGTTCATCGCAAGCTTAGCAGTCGGTCGCCACAAGATGTAGATCAGCATACTTGTCTGAGTTATCTGCTTTTCCATTTTCGCCACATTGATCCCACGCGCTATATATCAAGTCGTGAGTTGATTCGGCATATTGAGAGTCGACGTAATGCAACAGTTAGCCTGCATTATTTTCAGACTAAAGTAATTGCGCCGTTGCGCGATGCCGGCGTGTTGATTGCCAGCAGCACAAAAGGCTATAAACTTCCGGCATCGGAGCGTGATCTCTACGATTTTGTTAACCATAGCAACACGATTATCCAGCCCTTATTATCGCGTATCAACAAATGCCGTGATCAAATCCGACTGGCTACAGATGGAGCCATCGACATTCTCGAACGCACTGAATATGATAGTTTAAGAAGAATGATCGACTAAGATTGAAGCAACTGAGCAATAAAATCCAGATAATTGTCTGGATTAACAACCGAAAGCGTTGCTTCTGGATAGGCATTTTGAAACGCTTTTGGGAAACGAACCCGGTTGGTATGCCACTTCATTTCGAAGCCGTTTAATTGACCGTTCGCTTCTTCCAGCCAGTCGAGTTCCTGTTGATCATACGTTCGCCAGAAATAAACATTGGCCTGACTGTTTAGGTATGCATTACGCTTTAGCCGTTCAGCAACCAGATAGTTTTTCCATAATGCCCCTGCATCCTGTCGTTGCGATAGTTGGGCGAAGTTGTTAATCAGTGCGTTGCGAATACCATTATCAAAAAAATACCACTTCGAGCTTTTTGTTACCTCTTTGCGCAGGTTATTACTATAGCCCCCTAGTCGGAACAGAACAAAGATTTTAGTAAATAAGTCCAGATAGCGGAAAACCGTATTGCGGTCAAGCTGTAGCTGACGGCTTAACTCATCATACGAAACTTCGTTACCAACCTGAAAGGCAACTAATTGTAATAAATGCAGCATTTTCTGAGCATTTCGCACTTGCTCGAACAGTAGTATGTCTTTGAGCAAATAGGACGACACTATGCTCTTTAGATAGTCGATACGATCAGAAGGCCTATCCATGAGTACAACATCTGGATAGCTCCCGAATACCAAACGATCTTCAAGATGCTGACGGGTTTGTAAATATGTTTCGGTGCTGCTGAGTTCAAGTTGGGCCAGTGGGTATAATGTATAGGTTAGCTGACGCCCAACTAGTGGTTCTCCGGCACGGTTTGTTAAATCGAAAGCCGACGAGCCTGTTGCCAGAATCGTCAGGTTCGGAAAGGAGTCGATCAGTAACTTTAATGCTTTGCCCACCTCAGGAATTACCTGGGCTTCATCTATGAGCAGGAGTTGCGTATTACCAAGCCACCGCTGATAATTAGTTACCCGTCGTTCGTTTAGTAGATCGGCAGTGTTAAGATCGTCACCATTCAGAACAAGCTTATGGCCATCAAACGAATCAGCTAGTTGATTCATCAGAACCGTTTTCCCAACACGTCTGGCTCCTGTTAGTCAGATGACTTTGTTAGCTCCTAATTTTGCCCCAAGCGTATGAAATAACCTTCGTTCAATTAGCATTTTGTTAATTGGGTGAGTTTATTCAACGAATTAACGTTTTTTACCCTAACATCACCAATTCTTTTAATTCCGCATCGCTCAGGTCGCCAAGCCAGGTTTCGCCGGTCTGAACGCTCAGGTCGGCCAATTCACGTTTGGTGCGAATCATGGCGTCGATTTTTTCTTCGAGCGTGCCCTGGTTCATAAGCCGGTATACCAGTACGTTTTTGGTTTGCCCGATCCGAAACGCCCGATCAGTAGCCTGCGATTCTACGGCCGGATTCCACCACAAGTCATAGTGAATAACGTGATTGGCCTGGGTCAGATTTAAGCCTGTTCCACCCGCTTTGAGCGACAGGATAAACGTATGATCGCTCCGGTTTCGCTGAAACTGCTCCACCATTTCGTCGCGGTCGGCGCGGGATGTTCCACCGTGCAGAAACAACGGCTGCATCCCAAACGACTGTTGGATAAATTGTTGTAGCAGCTCACCCATCTCGCGATACTGGGTAAAAATCAACACCTTTTCGTGACTGGCATAAATGTTTTCAAGCAAATTGAGCAGGAGTGTGGCCTTACCAGAGAGAACAGGCGTATTGTTGCCCCGTTTGAGGTATTGATAGGGATGGTTACCGATTTGCTTAAGCGCCGTCATCAGTTTTAACACTAGCCCCCGACGGGCAATGCCATCTTTCTCCTGAATGGCTCGCAGGCTCTCCTGAACTACACTTTCATACAGAGCGGCCTGTTCGGTAGTGAGCGAGCAGAACTGATTGTTTTCAATCTTATCGGGCAGGTCACTGATGATGCTGCGGTCGGTTTTAACCCGCCGGAGTAGAAAAGGGCTCGTGATCCGCCGAAATAAATCAAGTTTCTGGTGATCGCGTTCCTGCTGAATTGGTTTTCCAAAATCTTCGTTGAACTTACCCAAACCGCCCAGATAGCCTTTATTCACAAAGTCCATAATACTCCAGAATTCTGATAGTCGGTTTTCGACGGGAGTTCCGCTGAGGGCAATTCGAATTGGTGCCTTCAGCGCTTTTACTGCCTTGGTTTGCTCGGTATCCGGGTTCTTAATATTTTGAGCTTCGTCGATAATAACGGTTGCCCAGGTTGTCTTTTTCAGAGTATCCAGATCCGATCTGACAACACCATAGGTGGTTAGTAACAGATCGTAGTCGTCGGTTTTGGTAGTGGCTAGTTTGCGATTTGTTCCATGATAAACCCGAACCATTAGGTCTGGCGCAAAGCGAATAATTTCTTTTTGCCAGTTCGTCAGCAGAGTGGTTGGCAATACGACTAATCCTTTTTGTTTTTTGAACCGACCGTCCTGTTTGAATTTAAGTAGCAATGATATTACCTGGAGCGTTTTTCCGAGACCCATATCGTCGGCTAGCAGGCTCCCCATACCAAGGGTTGTATTTTTCAGGAGCCAATCGTATCCTCGTTGTTGGTAGGGCCGAAGTGTGGCATGGAGCGCCTGAGGCAGCGGTTGGGCTTCGCTGTCGGTGAATTGTTTGACCAGTTTCCGCACCTCGGCCGATAAGCCTAACCGGGCTCCTTTATATTCTTCGGTCAGAGCTGCCTTTAGTAGATCGGTACTGGTCAGTTCGGGTGGGTTTTCGAGCTGTTTATACAGTTTGGCAAGCTCGGTTGGATCAATCAGCACATACTGATCCTTAATTTTGACCAGGCCACTGGAGCGCCCAACCAGTTTTTGAAACTCGTTCACACTCACCATCTCGTCGCCAATAGCCACCTGCCAGTCGAAGGTAAGCATATCGTCGATCCGCATAAAGGCATTTTTGTCGGAAACTTTGGCTTTCAGTCGTCCACCCACCTGTGGCCTTACCCAATGCTGGAGCGACTTTGGCAGCCAGAGAGCAATACCCAGCAATTGCATTCGAGGAAGCGTTTCGAGCAAAACCTGCACAAACTGATCGGGTGAGTACGATAAGGCATGAGGGCCGTTTAGTTTTGTGAGCTGAGCCAGATCGGGGAAATGCCGCGAGAGCACCAGAAGATCCTGCAAAACGGCCATTCGTATGCGTTCGTGTTTCTTCTTGGCCAGTAATTCGGGCAGTGGAATTGGCTGATCGAGCGAGTTATTGGTATGGGCCGTTTCGCGGTCCTGAATCAGAAGGCTTAGTTTAAACTCATCGCCATACTCATTGTCTTCAACTGCAATAATTGGCACAAAGCGTTTGTGCGTCAAAAAGAAATCGTTGAGCCAGAGTTGAATGGCTACCGGCATTTCTTTGCGGCCAAAGCCTTCGAATCGGAGCGTCTCGACGCCAAAAAACAGCCGGTCGGCATCTTCCAGCGGCCAGCGTTCCCACAACTCAATGGTCGTTGGCTTAATAACCCGCCGTAAGAAAATTGAACACAGGGTTAAAATTTGCTGATCGTCGGGTAGAGCCAGCCATTCTTTCTGCCAGCGTACGGTCAAAAGTGTTGGTGGAAGCTGGGTAGCCAGTTGGCTGGTCAGGTGCTTAATGGTTTCATTGAGCATGGCCGGAAGCCATCGAACGCGATACTGATCTTCGGTTGGGCCAACGCGCAGGAGTTGAGGCACAACCGCCCCTCGCCGAAGCAGCACCGTCGCAAACTGCTGCGTCAGGTAGAGTGCCCGTACCGAATCACTCATTTCGTCCCAGTCCGATTCGGTGAGTGTATTGAGCCAGTTGATCAGGTCGCTCATGGTAAACCCAGCTATCGAACGAGGCTCACCGTGTTCGCTGAACATGCTGATTTTCTTAACTTTCATCACCTCATCGAGTTGCAGTTCAATGCTGTCGCTTGGGTTGGGATGATGAATTTCGTTCAGGTCGGGTTTCGCAAGCTGACTTTCAATAAGTGGTTTGCTGAACAGCTTGTAGGCTTTACTGAGCGATTTATGAAAATCGCTTTTGGTAAATGTAACATCGGTTGATAGGAGCCCTAACAGTTGGTCGGCCAGTGGAGGAATGGTTGAGAAGTCGAGCCCCGCGCGAATTTTGTCATCTGGGCGCCAGTCTTCATCTTCATCGGGCAATTCATCGGTACCGAGTTCCCGTAAGGATACGACCGTATCCAGTGTACCAGCAACGGCCTCAGGTTGCCATTTCTGGAGCTCGGTCAGTATGTCAAGTCCTTTCAGTAGAAAAACCTGAAATGGATTTCGGTCGATCTCATTGGCAACTACATAAACAACGGCGGCAAGGTGCTTGCACGGAATCGCTTCGTCGGGGCAGGAACAGCCCATAATTAGATCCTGAAACGAACGAGGAAAGAGCTGAATACCCTGTCGGTCGGCAAACTCAGTTAGTTCGGGAGGCAACTGTCTATTCAGAAGCTGAGCCAGAATAGCCGGATTTTTTTGAATTTCAGATAATAGGCTCCGCTTTTGCTCATCGGTAAACAACTGAACCGTCAGCCTGGTTCGATAGGGCCGGGGAGCAGATCCTTTAATAGACGCTGAGATCTGATTTTGGGAAATGGTTAAGCCCTGAACAGCTCCTTTGTTGGCATAGGTTTTGCCACGAGGTAACCGATTTGCCTTGTCAATGCTTGTCAGGGCATTAAGCCATTGTTGCCCCCACCACGTTTTGCCGTAGGTGATGCGTTCCGCCATCTATACTGAAACTGATTTAAATGTAAAAATAGCTGGTTTGATGCTTTCTGGTCATGCGTTATTCGCAAACCCGCGACCAATGACTACTAGTGAAGCCATGCCCGTATACATAAACGTAATACGTCAGAAAATAATGCTTTACAACGCAAGCAGTCATATAGCTACCTGTACGCTAACGGTTATTTTAAGAAAGTGTTTTATGGAGCCTTACTGTTTTGACTGACCACATAAACGAACTATCCTAACTTTCTTACAGCGTACTATGGTCTTATACAGATGATCATGTTCCAGAAGTTCCAGGGTTGAACAAGCTGGATTGGTGAATTTTGGTAAATGGGTTAAATGCAAAATAAAATGATGTATAAATTCGCATAAAGGTCAGGAAAATTTGTCTTGTAGCTGCTAATATTGTAAACTTGTTTAACGTATAATCTTGTCGTTGTTAATGGCAACGCTCATTTTTACAGGTAAATGGCTAGCTTGAAGACGGTGCAGGTTGCCTGCCTGAAGCAGAGTTAGGAAATTGAGTTGAGCCGGTGGCAGAAGTATACTGATTAGTACTGAATCAACAGACATGAAAGCCCAAACCGAAAAGGCCAATCAGTCCAAAACCTCTTTTTAAACGATGAAACACAATCAGAAACAGTTCGATTGACAGATGGCTTTAAACAAATAAATGATTTTAATGCTATACGTAATTAACTGTTTTCACTTAACTTTTACTTCTTAACCTACTCCCTATGTCCGTTATGTCAATGATCAATCTGGATTTAGATGCTCCAGTCGATACACCGCTTGGGCGAGGTATCAAGCATATCGGTATTGGAAAGTACGGCAGCAAGCCGCTTCCTGATGATTTACTGGCCGAATGCCGAGCGGCACTGGCCGATCCGGCATCGCATCCACTGCAACGGGGCGCTTTTCTGGGGGCTTTGCTGGCTAAAGGGCCAACTCCTGCCGAGATGGCTCTGGAAGAAGTAATTGGTAAAGGGGCATTCTCACATCCTACTTTTTTTATTAATAAAGTATGCCCCGATTTGCCAGTTGGCATGCATCCCATTGCTACCAAACTGGTTCGGGGGCATAACCTGCAAGTGAGTGAAGCGCATCAGTTGGGCGACTATCTGTTCGGAGACGATAACTGCGAAACCTTCCGTGGGCTGGCTGCCAGCATTATGCGGGTGCGCCATGAAACCAATGAAGAGTACCTTGGGCTCATGCGGGCCGCTGAGAGCACTTTTTCGCCGGGGTTTGGGCCAATAAGTTGTGCAGACCGGCCGCTGGTGCAATTGGCCGAACCGTTCGATGGGGTCGAAAACAGTTATCTGATCACACCACTGCTGGGGCAGTTTTTTCAGAAACGTGGCTACGGAGCCATATCGATGGTGGGTCGATCGGGCGGACCAAAATTTACGCTTAATGCGCTTGATCTGTGTATGCATCTGGGATGCCAGTTTCTGCAAAGTAATCACGAACTCGATACGCCACTCGACCGCTATGGATGGGTACTGGATCAGAAAGCCTTGTCGCCAGCGCTGAATCGCTGGGTCGATCGCCGACGGACGATTATAAAACGGCCCTTTCTGGCAACTCTCGAAAAAGTACTGAATCCCTGCCATGCACAAATACTGGTAACGTCGGTATTTCATATCACCTATCAGATGAAGATGGCCGAACTGGCGCTTATGGCTGGTTTCGATGCGGCTATTGTAATGAAACGTGGTCTGGAAGGCAGTCTGGCACCATCGACCAGCCGGGCAAGTGGTATCTTATGTGCGGTTAGAACGCACCGTGGTCATCTCTTTTATCAGCATTTCGAAGCCGACTCGCCTACCTTTGCTTCGTTCCGAACCGAGAGCGATCAGCAATACGACCATCCGCTGGCTACCGATAATGCCCGCCTTGTTCAGCAATTTATGGCTGAAGGGTTCAGCGCCGATGCCGATTTCGATAATCGGGTGCGGTTGGCTCAGGCCATTTATGGCCGTGGGCTCGACTGGATTGAAGGACAATTGCGCCCACAGCCGGTTGATTAGCCCGAAAGCTGTACCTTTGTGGCGGCATTTAGCCATATTGGCATGATAGACGTCGTAATTATTGGTGGTGGCATTGTTGGACTGGCCACCGCATTGCAATTAAAGCAGCAACGATCCTCTTTAAAAGTTGTTCTGATCGAAAAAGAACCTGCCGTGGCCCGGCATCAGACAGGCCACAATAGCGGTGTTATTCACTCCGGATTGTATTATAAACCGGGAAGCCTCAAAGCAACCAACTGTATTCGAGGCTATCATATGCTGATCGATTTCTGCAATGCCGAAGGTATTCCCTACGACCTGTGCGGAAAAATTGTAGTAGCAACCAGGCCAGAAGAAATCCCACAGCTAAATACCCTCTATGAGCGTGGGCAACTTAATGGGCTCGCTGGGCTGAAAAAGCTGTCGGTTGCCGAAATGCGCGAAATTGAGCCGCATGTCAATGGTGTTGCGGGAATGTTTGTTCCACAAACGGGAATTATCGACTACAAGCAGGTTTCGGAGAAATATGCTGAGAAATTTCAGCAACTGGGTGGCGAAATCCGACTGGCTGAACGTGTTGAGCAAGTTACACCAGGCACTAGTCTGAGTATTGTCGTTACCAATAAGGGGAGCTATGAAACGAAACTGGTGGTGAACTGTGCCGGTCTGTATTCCGATAAAATTGCTCAGTTAACCCAGCGCGAAGCGGTCGACGTGCGCATTGTACCGTTTCGGGGCGAGTATTACAAAATACGGCCCGAAAAAGAATACCTCGTTAAAAATCTGATCTACCCGGTTCCCGATCCTAATTTTCCTTTTCTGGGCGTACACTTCACCCGGATGATACATGGAGGTGTTGAAGCGGGGCCTAATGCGGTGTTAGCATTCCAGCGTGAGGGCTACACAAAATCAGACATCAATCTAAAAGAACTGTTCGAAACACTGGCATGGCCAGGCTTCCAGAAAGTAGCTGCCAAATACTGGGAGACGGGTCTGGGCGAAATGTACCGATCATTCTCGAAGTCGGCCTTTACGAAAGCCCTACAGGCCCTGATTCCCGACGTGCAGGAAGCCGACCTGGAACCGGGCGGAGCGGGCGTTCGGGCGCAGGCTTGCGACCGAACGGGCGGTTTGCTCGACGACTTTGCTATTCTGGAAACCGATAAGGCCATCAACGTTGTCAATGCACCTTCGCCGGCGGCTACCTCATCGTTATCGATTGGAAAAACCGTTTCCGAAAAGGTGCTGGCCCGGTTTTAACGATAGGAGTTAAAGCGGCTGAATGTGGTCTTTGAACCACGTTTGCACAGATTCGAGCGAGTGTTTGCCTGATGCCACATCGAGCGTAAACTCGATCAGTAAATCGTCATCGACAGAATCCTTAAATGTGTAGTTGTTTAATTGCACGAAAATAATTGCTGCCTGTAGCCCTGTTCGTTTGTTGCCATCCTGAAAGATATGGTTGCACACAATGTTGAACATATACAATCCTGCTTTTTGATATAGTTCAGGATATAGGGCCTTGCCAAACATCTTGGCTTCTACAGCTTCCAGTAAGTAATCGAGATTTTTTTCATGAAGGAAATTGTGAGGCAGCACAAAATTGCCTCCAAAAGCCTTGACCTGATAGTTATTGATGGTAATTAT harbors:
- a CDS encoding type II toxin-antitoxin system death-on-curing family toxin; protein product: MIYLTKAEIITINNYQVKAFGGNFVLPHNFLHEKNLDYLLEAVEAKMFGKALYPELYQKAGLYMFNIVCNHIFQDGNKRTGLQAAIIFVQLNNYTFKDSVDDDLLIEFTLDVASGKHSLESVQTWFKDHIQPL
- a CDS encoding anthranilate phosphoribosyltransferase, with protein sequence MSMINLDLDAPVDTPLGRGIKHIGIGKYGSKPLPDDLLAECRAALADPASHPLQRGAFLGALLAKGPTPAEMALEEVIGKGAFSHPTFFINKVCPDLPVGMHPIATKLVRGHNLQVSEAHQLGDYLFGDDNCETFRGLAASIMRVRHETNEEYLGLMRAAESTFSPGFGPISCADRPLVQLAEPFDGVENSYLITPLLGQFFQKRGYGAISMVGRSGGPKFTLNALDLCMHLGCQFLQSNHELDTPLDRYGWVLDQKALSPALNRWVDRRRTIIKRPFLATLEKVLNPCHAQILVTSVFHITYQMKMAELALMAGFDAAIVMKRGLEGSLAPSTSRASGILCAVRTHRGHLFYQHFEADSPTFASFRTESDQQYDHPLATDNARLVQQFMAEGFSADADFDNRVRLAQAIYGRGLDWIEGQLRPQPVD
- a CDS encoding SNF2-related protein, coding for MAERITYGKTWWGQQWLNALTSIDKANRLPRGKTYANKGAVQGLTISQNQISASIKGSAPRPYRTRLTVQLFTDEQKRSLLSEIQKNPAILAQLLNRQLPPELTEFADRQGIQLFPRSFQDLIMGCSCPDEAIPCKHLAAVVYVVANEIDRNPFQVFLLKGLDILTELQKWQPEAVAGTLDTVVSLRELGTDELPDEDEDWRPDDKIRAGLDFSTIPPLADQLLGLLSTDVTFTKSDFHKSLSKAYKLFSKPLIESQLAKPDLNEIHHPNPSDSIELQLDEVMKVKKISMFSEHGEPRSIAGFTMSDLINWLNTLTESDWDEMSDSVRALYLTQQFATVLLRRGAVVPQLLRVGPTEDQYRVRWLPAMLNETIKHLTSQLATQLPPTLLTVRWQKEWLALPDDQQILTLCSIFLRRVIKPTTIELWERWPLEDADRLFFGVETLRFEGFGRKEMPVAIQLWLNDFFLTHKRFVPIIAVEDNEYGDEFKLSLLIQDRETAHTNNSLDQPIPLPELLAKKKHERIRMAVLQDLLVLSRHFPDLAQLTKLNGPHALSYSPDQFVQVLLETLPRMQLLGIALWLPKSLQHWVRPQVGGRLKAKVSDKNAFMRIDDMLTFDWQVAIGDEMVSVNEFQKLVGRSSGLVKIKDQYVLIDPTELAKLYKQLENPPELTSTDLLKAALTEEYKGARLGLSAEVRKLVKQFTDSEAQPLPQALHATLRPYQQRGYDWLLKNTTLGMGSLLADDMGLGKTLQVISLLLKFKQDGRFKKQKGLVVLPTTLLTNWQKEIIRFAPDLMVRVYHGTNRKLATTKTDDYDLLLTTYGVVRSDLDTLKKTTWATVIIDEAQNIKNPDTEQTKAVKALKAPIRIALSGTPVENRLSEFWSIMDFVNKGYLGGLGKFNEDFGKPIQQERDHQKLDLFRRITSPFLLRRVKTDRSIISDLPDKIENNQFCSLTTEQAALYESVVQESLRAIQEKDGIARRGLVLKLMTALKQIGNHPYQYLKRGNNTPVLSGKATLLLNLLENIYASHEKVLIFTQYREMGELLQQFIQQSFGMQPLFLHGGTSRADRDEMVEQFQRNRSDHTFILSLKAGGTGLNLTQANHVIHYDLWWNPAVESQATDRAFRIGQTKNVLVYRLMNQGTLEEKIDAMIRTKRELADLSVQTGETWLGDLSDAELKELVMLG
- the lhgO gene encoding L-2-hydroxyglutarate oxidase; the protein is MIDVVIIGGGIVGLATALQLKQQRSSLKVVLIEKEPAVARHQTGHNSGVIHSGLYYKPGSLKATNCIRGYHMLIDFCNAEGIPYDLCGKIVVATRPEEIPQLNTLYERGQLNGLAGLKKLSVAEMREIEPHVNGVAGMFVPQTGIIDYKQVSEKYAEKFQQLGGEIRLAERVEQVTPGTSLSIVVTNKGSYETKLVVNCAGLYSDKIAQLTQREAVDVRIVPFRGEYYKIRPEKEYLVKNLIYPVPDPNFPFLGVHFTRMIHGGVEAGPNAVLAFQREGYTKSDINLKELFETLAWPGFQKVAAKYWETGLGEMYRSFSKSAFTKALQALIPDVQEADLEPGGAGVRAQACDRTGGLLDDFAILETDKAINVVNAPSPAATSSLSIGKTVSEKVLARF
- a CDS encoding DUF3800 domain-containing protein, which encodes MHNHIAFLDEWGNNGLDFTKKQVSTHFIVVTLVLPKDKKDEAERIIEAVRKQFFQTGPIKSSKAEDDAKRRRAILSALVEAPFQIFALVVDKRQLTSEGLHYKGSFYKFLHGLADRELYRTFPNLELVADMHGSETFMDGFVKYVQANHIPNLFNQASFGFVNDHGSVLVQAADFIAGTLARCYDETVISDQRQSFIELLRPKLLTLKFWPDVFAPSLVKATLNQTQYNPVLADLSVNLAQDFVHRKLSSRSPQDVDQHTCLSYLLFHFRHIDPTRYISSRELIRHIESRRNATVSLHYFQTKVIAPLRDAGVLIASSTKGYKLPASERDLYDFVNHSNTIIQPLLSRINKCRDQIRLATDGAIDILERTEYDSLRRMID